TGTTCTCTGtttcaatttgatattttacgtTACAATTTTATTGAAGTTACTACTGAAGATTCTTTCGACTCAGCGAATTTCGACGTCTTGGAGATGGCAACAACGGTACGTGCCAATGTTTTAAACCGCGTTGATCAGGAGAATCCTGCCAAAGGTAAATCCGCCGCAATTATCAAGAAAAGAACCGCCAACCCAGTTACCAGACATGCACTAGGATCAGTTACTAATCAACGTTTTGGAAGCAAAAATATTGGCGTCAAACAGGAACTGAAGAAACCTGTCACAGCCAGACAAAGGGTTACAGCTTTGAAGGTCAGAGATAACAAAAATGTGGAAACGAAACAAATACCAGTTAAAGATGCCGATCCTGCTCCAATGGAAATGGGAACACCCAGTAAAATTCCAgatgttgaagaaaaaaacatttttgacaGATCCAGCAAACCAGAAAtcgaaaatattgatgaaaatgaTGCAGAAAATCCACAGCTCTGTTCAGAGTTTGTGAATGAAATCTATCAATACATGCTTTACCTTGAAGCCGAATATCCCGTCAAAAAGCATTATCTTAAAGATACATCATTAAAGTCTCGAATGAGATCAATTCTTGTAGATTGGTTATTTCAAGTCCATCAGAGATTTGGTCTTCTGCAGGAAACTCTTTACTTGACAATCGCGATTCTGGATAGATTCCTTCAGCTTCAGCCAGTCGTCCGTACAAAATTGCAATTGGCTGGTGTTACTGCTATGCTATTGGCGTCAAAGTATGAGGAGATGTATGCTCCAGAAGTGAGCGATTTCGTCTATATCACAGACAAAGCTTTTACCCGGTCCCAAATTTTACAAATGGAAATTTTCATCTTGAAAACCCTGGATTTTAATCTGGGCCGTCCACTCCCATTACATTTCCTGCGAAGAAATTCTAAAGCAGGTCAAGTTGATGCTAACCAACATACTTTGGCAAAATACCTCATGGAATTGGCAATGGTTGACTATGAAATGTGCCATGTACCACCGTCAAGACTTGCTGCAGCTGCACTCTGTCTCTCAACAAAATTGCTTGATGACAATGATTGGACCCCGACTTTGGAACATTACAGCAGATATTCTTATGAACAATTAGCTCCTGTTGTGTGTCATTTGGCTAAAAATTTAAAAGCCGCTGAGACGAGCACATATTTAAATGCAATTCGTAACAAGTACTCCAGCCATAAGGCTTTCAAAATTGCCCTGATTGATGAAGTAAAATCACCGTTAGTCGCTGAACTGGCTGAAAAAGCCGCCACAATCGTATTGTAAATTAGCATCTATGTTTGGCTCAAATAAATGACTGAACTCCGGTCCATGTAGGTTAGTGTCGGGCTCTATGGCTGTTGAATGATTTCGGATCTCATCCGAACCGTGtttttatgtatatatgttCAGATTCTGAGCAGACAATTTATTGTCAAGT
The sequence above is a segment of the Styela clava chromosome 7, kaStyClav1.hap1.2, whole genome shotgun sequence genome. Coding sequences within it:
- the LOC120328162 gene encoding G2/mitotic-specific cyclin-B2-like — its product is MATTVRANVLNRVDQENPAKGKSAAIIKKRTANPVTRHALGSVTNQRFGSKNIGVKQELKKPVTARQRVTALKVRDNKNVETKQIPVKDADPAPMEMGTPSKIPDVEEKNIFDRSSKPEIENIDENDAENPQLCSEFVNEIYQYMLYLEAEYPVKKHYLKDTSLKSRMRSILVDWLFQVHQRFGLLQETLYLTIAILDRFLQLQPVVRTKLQLAGVTAMLLASKYEEMYAPEVSDFVYITDKAFTRSQILQMEIFILKTLDFNLGRPLPLHFLRRNSKAGQVDANQHTLAKYLMELAMVDYEMCHVPPSRLAAAALCLSTKLLDDNDWTPTLEHYSRYSYEQLAPVVCHLAKNLKAAETSTYLNAIRNKYSSHKAFKIALIDEVKSPLVAELAEKAATIVL